The Mytilus trossulus isolate FHL-02 chromosome 13, PNRI_Mtr1.1.1.hap1, whole genome shotgun sequence genome has a segment encoding these proteins:
- the LOC134695387 gene encoding short-chain collagen C4-like — protein sequence MMFNCKQLCQWIVLACFLTGTVSAEKRLLLNDPDIVSTLQQMTLELQKLRAEVSTLTQKTTLLENSKLTGSAYTRWGRKDCPVNGTELVYTGIIGGGYYTHKGAPADYVCLPHDPDFIHGDKIQFPSEVSTMYGGEYQDNYFGHSLYQNDPPCAVCRATGKTSVIMIPGKTKCYGDWHLEYYGRLAAGRDIHEATSEYICVDHQAQYREGGGANQDGKMLYAVVAKCGTLPCPPYRENAPISCVVCSR from the exons ATGATGTTTAATTGTAAACAATTATGTCAATGGATTGTTTTGGCCTGTTTTCTAACAGGGACTGTATCAGCTGAAAAACGGCTTCTCTTAAACGATCCAGATATTGTTTCAACCTTACAACAAATGACGTTAGAACTGCAAAAGCTCAGAGCTGAAGTTTCAACATTAACGCAAAAAACAACACTgttagaaaattcaaaacttaccG GGTCTGCATACACGCGATGGGGAAGGAAAGACTGTCCGGTTAATGGAACCGAGTTGGTATATACTG GAATTATCGGCGGAGGATATTACACTCATAAAGGAGCGCCAGCAGACTATGTATGTTTACCACATGATCCTGATTTCATTCATGGAGATAAGATCCAATTCCCATCTGAAGTATCGACAATGTACGGTGGGGAATACCAGGACAACTACTTCGGACATAGTCTTTACCAAAACGACCCACCATGCGCAGTGTGTAGGGCAACTGGCAAAACATCTGTCATCATGATTCCTGGAAAAACAAAGTGTTACGGAGATTGGCATCTAGAATATTATGGACGATTAGCTGCAGGAAGGGACATCCACGAAGCTACGTCTGAATACATATGTGTGGATCACCAGGCGCAATATAGAGAGGGTGGTGGTGCTAATCAAGACGGGAAAATGTTGTATGCAGTTGTCGCCAAGTGTGGAACGTTACCATGCCCACCTTACCGTGAAAATGCGCCGATatcatgtgttgtttgttcCAGATAA